The Pseudomonas baetica genome includes a region encoding these proteins:
- a CDS encoding response regulator transcription factor, whose product MTRILTIEDDAVTAREIVAELSSHGLDVDWVDNGREGLDRAVSGNYDLITLDRMLPELDGLAIVTTLRTMGVATPILMISALSDVDERVRGLRAGGDDYLTKPFATDEMAARVEVLLRRQNSGGAHATTLQVADLQLDLISHEASRAEQVLTLLPTEYKLLEFLMRNSGQILSRMMIFEEVWGYHFDPGTNLIDVHIGRLRKKIDAAGNVPLIRTVRGSGYVIAEPV is encoded by the coding sequence ATGACGCGTATTTTGACCATCGAAGATGACGCCGTGACCGCCCGGGAAATCGTCGCCGAACTGAGCAGCCACGGGCTCGACGTGGATTGGGTCGACAATGGCCGCGAAGGCCTCGACCGTGCCGTGAGCGGCAACTATGACCTGATCACTCTCGACCGCATGCTGCCGGAACTGGATGGCCTGGCCATCGTCACCACCCTGCGCACCATGGGCGTCGCCACGCCGATTCTGATGATCAGCGCCCTTTCCGATGTCGACGAGCGTGTACGCGGCTTGCGCGCTGGCGGCGACGACTACCTGACCAAACCGTTCGCCACCGACGAAATGGCCGCGCGGGTTGAAGTGTTGCTGCGCCGGCAAAACAGTGGCGGCGCCCACGCGACCACGTTGCAGGTGGCGGATCTTCAACTGGATTTGATCAGTCACGAGGCTAGCCGCGCCGAACAGGTCCTTACGCTGCTGCCGACCGAATACAAACTGCTGGAATTCCTCATGCGCAACAGCGGCCAGATTCTGTCGCGGATGATGATTTTCGAAGAGGTCTGGGGCTATCACTTCGACCCCGGCACCAACCTGATCGACGTGCACATCGGCCGTTTGCGCAAGAAGATCGACGCGGCGGGCAACGTTCCGTTGATTCGCACGGTACGGGGCTCGGGTTATGTCATTGCCGAACCCGTCTGA
- a CDS encoding (2Fe-2S)-binding protein — MHCLERTFDIQPLAQADMTVHINGQPVTAAIGETVLSVIQSLGVRQIARNDHDQISGAYCGMGVCQCCLVKINGRHKRRACQTVVRDGMQIETQVNRVAAQEVV, encoded by the coding sequence ATGCACTGCCTAGAACGAACCTTCGATATCCAGCCTTTGGCGCAGGCGGATATGACCGTCCATATCAACGGCCAACCGGTCACCGCCGCCATCGGCGAAACCGTCCTCAGCGTTATCCAGTCCCTGGGCGTACGCCAGATTGCGCGCAACGATCATGACCAGATCAGCGGCGCGTATTGCGGCATGGGCGTGTGCCAGTGCTGTCTGGTGAAAATCAACGGGCGCCATAAACGCCGTGCCTGCCAGACCGTTGTGCGTGACGGTATGCAGATCGAAACCCAGGTTAACCGCGTCGCTGCGCAGGAGGTCGTATGA
- the hcnB gene encoding cyanide-forming glycine dehydrogenase subunit HcnB, translating to MSLQPVIVGGGPAGMAAAIELARHGVRCTLLEEASRLGGVVYRGPLRDGVQLDYLGPRYSEALGKLHGEFQEQSGLIDVHLNHRVVGAEGTRALVVLDGDEQLHEFQYSHVLLSAGCHERSVPFPGWTLPGVILLGGLQLQIKSGVVKPQGPVIIAGTGPLLPLVATQLHASGVKVAGVYEACAFGKIARESLALLNKPQLFLDGLSMLAYLKLHGIPMNYGWGVVEAHGDGELQSVSVAPYSDSWEPDLSRVERFEAKTLAVGYGFIPRTQLSQQMGLDHGFSDDGYLRANANIWQQSNEPHVHLAGDMGGIRGGEAAMLAGKIAATSILLQRGVLEEELARVRRDRYLGKLKAIVRFRAAVDRYTERGVGQTALPAADTVICRCEHATRADIDRALEQGVQDIASLKMRTRVSMGDCQGRMCVGYCSDRLRQATGRKDVGWLRPRFPIDPIPFSAFQNVGTEAASHE from the coding sequence ATGAGCCTGCAACCGGTGATCGTCGGCGGTGGACCGGCGGGGATGGCGGCGGCCATCGAACTGGCGCGCCACGGCGTGCGCTGCACCTTGCTTGAAGAAGCCTCTCGCCTGGGCGGTGTGGTCTATCGCGGCCCGCTGCGTGATGGCGTGCAACTCGATTACCTCGGGCCGCGTTATTCCGAAGCATTGGGCAAACTGCACGGCGAATTCCAGGAGCAATCCGGGCTGATCGATGTGCACCTGAATCATCGCGTGGTCGGCGCCGAGGGCACTCGGGCACTGGTGGTGCTGGACGGCGATGAGCAACTGCATGAGTTCCAGTATTCGCACGTGTTGCTGTCCGCCGGTTGCCACGAACGCAGTGTGCCGTTTCCCGGCTGGACGCTTCCAGGCGTGATCCTGCTTGGCGGTCTGCAACTGCAAATCAAGAGTGGTGTGGTCAAGCCGCAAGGGCCGGTGATCATCGCGGGCACCGGGCCGCTGCTGCCGCTGGTGGCGACGCAACTGCATGCGTCGGGCGTCAAAGTCGCGGGCGTGTATGAAGCCTGCGCTTTCGGCAAAATCGCCCGCGAAAGCCTCGCGCTGCTGAACAAGCCGCAGCTGTTTCTCGACGGCTTGAGCATGCTTGCGTACCTGAAACTGCACGGCATCCCGATGAACTACGGCTGGGGCGTGGTTGAAGCTCACGGCGATGGCGAACTGCAAAGCGTCAGCGTCGCACCGTACTCGGACAGCTGGGAGCCGGACCTGTCGCGTGTCGAACGCTTTGAAGCGAAGACCCTGGCGGTCGGTTACGGTTTCATTCCGCGCACGCAACTGAGTCAGCAGATGGGGCTGGATCACGGCTTCAGCGATGACGGCTATCTGCGCGCCAACGCGAACATCTGGCAGCAAAGCAACGAGCCACACGTGCATCTTGCCGGTGACATGGGCGGGATTCGCGGCGGTGAAGCGGCGATGCTCGCGGGCAAGATCGCCGCGACGTCGATCCTGCTGCAACGCGGCGTGCTGGAGGAAGAACTGGCGCGGGTTCGTCGTGATCGTTATCTGGGCAAGCTGAAAGCCATCGTGCGTTTTCGCGCGGCAGTCGATCGCTACACCGAACGCGGCGTCGGCCAGACTGCATTGCCGGCCGCCGACACGGTGATCTGCCGCTGCGAACACGCGACCCGCGCCGATATCGACCGGGCGCTGGAGCAGGGCGTGCAAGACATCGCCAGCCTGAAAATGCGCACCCGCGTGAGCATGGGTGATTGTCAGGGACGGATGTGCGTCGGTTATTGCAGCGACCGCCTGCGCCAGGCTACCGGGCGCAAGGATGTCGGTTGGCTGCGCCCGCGCTTCCCGATTGATCCGATTCCTTTTTCCGCGTTCCAGAATGTCGGCACGGAGGCCGCTTCCCATGAGTAA
- the hcnC gene encoding cyanide-forming glycine dehydrogenase subunit HcnC, translated as MSKFYDVIIAGGGVIGASCAYQLSKRKNLKVALIDAKRPGNATRASAGGLWAIGESVGLGCGVIFFRMMSANRKRETQGAAVAVDASTPHILPESFFDFALQSNALYPALHRELKDNHGMDFKFEKTGLKFVIYDDEDRLYAEHIVGCIPHLADQVRWLDQAALREAEPSVSHEARGALEFLCDHQVSPFRLADAYMEGARQNGVDIFVNTNVTGVLHHGSRVTGVQTAEEGVFHCKMLINAGGAWAADLSEWATGIRIPVKPVKGQILLTERMSKILNGCLTTSDCYVAQKDNGEILIGSTTEDKGFDVTTTYPEIAGLVQGAVRCLPELKDVNLKRTWAGLRPGSPDELPILGPMRGVEGYLNACGHFRTGILTSAITGVLLDKLVNDEPLPLDITPFLADRFEVMPVKQALELELA; from the coding sequence ATGAGTAAGTTCTACGACGTGATCATCGCCGGCGGCGGTGTGATCGGGGCGTCCTGCGCCTATCAGTTATCCAAGCGCAAAAACCTCAAGGTCGCGCTGATCGACGCCAAGCGTCCAGGCAACGCGACCCGTGCTTCGGCCGGTGGTTTGTGGGCGATCGGTGAGTCTGTAGGGCTTGGCTGCGGGGTGATTTTCTTCCGCATGATGTCGGCCAACCGCAAGCGCGAAACCCAGGGCGCGGCGGTGGCGGTGGACGCCAGCACGCCGCACATCCTGCCGGAGTCGTTCTTCGATTTCGCCTTGCAGTCCAACGCGCTGTATCCGGCGTTGCACCGCGAGTTGAAAGACAATCACGGCATGGATTTCAAGTTCGAAAAGACCGGCCTGAAATTCGTGATTTATGACGATGAGGATCGGCTCTACGCCGAACACATCGTCGGCTGCATTCCGCATCTGGCCGATCAGGTGCGCTGGCTTGATCAAGCCGCACTGCGCGAAGCGGAACCGAGCGTCAGCCATGAAGCGCGCGGGGCGCTGGAGTTTCTCTGCGATCACCAGGTCAGCCCGTTCCGCCTCGCCGATGCCTACATGGAAGGCGCACGGCAAAATGGCGTCGACATCTTCGTCAACACCAACGTTACGGGCGTGTTGCACCACGGCTCGCGCGTGACGGGCGTGCAGACGGCCGAGGAGGGCGTGTTCCACTGCAAGATGCTGATCAACGCCGGCGGTGCCTGGGCGGCGGATCTGAGCGAGTGGGCCACGGGCATTCGTATTCCGGTGAAACCGGTCAAAGGCCAGATTCTGCTGACCGAGCGCATGTCGAAAATCCTCAACGGTTGCCTGACCACCAGCGATTGCTACGTGGCGCAAAAAGACAACGGCGAGATCCTGATCGGCAGCACCACCGAAGACAAAGGCTTTGACGTCACCACCACCTACCCGGAGATCGCCGGGCTGGTGCAGGGCGCGGTGCGCTGCTTGCCGGAGCTTAAAGACGTCAACCTCAAGCGCACCTGGGCCGGGCTGCGTCCGGGCTCGCCGGATGAGTTGCCGATTCTTGGGCCGATGCGTGGAGTTGAGGGCTATCTGAATGCCTGCGGGCACTTCCGCACCGGGATTCTGACCTCGGCGATTACCGGTGTGCTGCTGGACAAACTGGTCAACGACGAGCCGCTGCCGCTGGATATCACGCCGTTTTTGGCGGATCGGTTTGAAGTGATGCCGGTCAAACAAGCGCTGGAGCTGGAACTGGCCTGA
- a CDS encoding monovalent cation:proton antiporter-2 (CPA2) family protein — protein MPHEGNLLQAAVVFLFAAVLTVPLAKRLQLGAVLGYLFAGVIIGPSVLGLIGNPQSVAHISELGVVLLLFIIGLELSPRRLWVMRKSVFGVGLAQVLLTASVIGVLALSVFGQPLNSAIVLGLGLALSSTAFGLQSLAERKELTSPHGRLAFAILLFQDIAAIPLIALVPMLAGVDHHTSTADDVRHSLQVLGGIAVVVIGGRYLLRPVFRVVAKTGLPEVSTATALLVVIGTAWLMDLVGVSMALGAFLAGLLLADSEYRHELEAQIEPFKGLLLGLFFISVGMGANLGLLLSAPITVLGLTLLLIGLKLPLLFVVGRLAGGLNKISAIRLGIVLAAGGEFAFVVFKIGRDQGLFEPRLYDLLVLTITLSMAVTPLLLLICARLVSPKVQPVEVPEKFRQIDAETPRVVIAGMGRMGQIVARILRAQNIKFVALDTSVETIELSRSFGGVPVFYGDPMRPEILNAAKVGEAEYFVIATDDPETNIKTAEVVRKLYPHMKIIARARNRQHVHRLVDVGAEAIRETYYSSLEMSRRTLVGLGLTQAQADARIKRFKHHDEQVLEAQHAVYDDAAKVLQTAQEARAELARLFESDQLEEESRKA, from the coding sequence ATGCCCCATGAAGGCAACCTGTTACAAGCCGCTGTCGTGTTTCTGTTCGCTGCGGTGCTCACCGTGCCCTTGGCCAAACGTCTGCAACTGGGCGCCGTGCTCGGTTATCTGTTTGCCGGGGTCATCATCGGCCCGTCCGTGCTGGGCCTGATTGGCAATCCGCAAAGCGTGGCGCACATTTCCGAACTGGGCGTGGTGTTGCTGCTGTTCATCATTGGTCTTGAGCTGTCGCCGCGACGGTTGTGGGTGATGCGCAAATCGGTGTTTGGCGTGGGCCTGGCGCAGGTGCTGCTGACCGCTTCGGTGATCGGCGTGCTGGCCTTGTCCGTGTTCGGCCAACCGCTGAACAGCGCGATTGTGCTGGGCCTTGGCCTGGCGCTGTCGTCCACCGCGTTTGGCCTGCAAAGCCTGGCCGAGCGCAAGGAACTGACCAGCCCTCATGGGCGTCTTGCCTTCGCGATTCTGCTGTTTCAGGACATCGCCGCCATCCCCTTGATTGCGCTGGTGCCGATGCTCGCCGGCGTCGACCACCACACCAGCACCGCCGACGATGTGCGGCACAGCTTGCAAGTGCTTGGCGGCATTGCCGTGGTGGTGATTGGCGGGCGTTATCTGTTGCGTCCGGTGTTCCGCGTGGTGGCGAAAACCGGTCTGCCGGAAGTGTCGACCGCCACCGCGTTGCTGGTGGTGATCGGCACGGCGTGGCTGATGGATCTGGTCGGCGTGTCGATGGCGCTCGGTGCGTTCCTGGCCGGTTTGCTGCTGGCGGATTCGGAATATCGCCATGAACTGGAAGCGCAGATCGAACCGTTCAAGGGCCTGTTGCTCGGGTTGTTTTTCATCAGCGTCGGCATGGGTGCCAACCTTGGTCTGCTGCTCAGTGCGCCGATCACCGTGCTCGGGCTGACGCTGCTGCTGATTGGCTTGAAGCTGCCGCTGCTGTTTGTAGTGGGACGGCTGGCAGGCGGACTGAACAAGATCAGCGCCATTCGCCTCGGCATCGTGTTGGCAGCGGGCGGTGAATTTGCCTTCGTGGTGTTCAAGATCGGTCGCGATCAAGGCCTGTTCGAGCCGCGTCTGTACGACCTGCTGGTGCTGACCATCACCCTGTCGATGGCGGTGACGCCGCTGCTGTTGTTGATTTGCGCCCGCTTGGTCAGCCCCAAGGTGCAGCCGGTTGAAGTGCCGGAAAAATTCCGCCAGATCGACGCCGAAACGCCACGGGTGGTGATCGCCGGCATGGGCCGGATGGGCCAGATCGTGGCGCGGATTCTGCGTGCGCAGAACATCAAGTTCGTGGCGCTGGACACCTCGGTGGAAACCATCGAACTGTCGCGCAGCTTCGGCGGTGTGCCGGTGTTCTACGGCGACCCGATGCGCCCGGAAATCCTCAATGCGGCCAAAGTCGGCGAGGCGGAATATTTCGTGATTGCCACGGATGATCCGGAGACCAATATCAAGACCGCCGAGGTTGTCCGCAAGCTTTACCCGCACATGAAAATCATCGCCCGGGCGCGTAACCGTCAGCACGTTCACCGCTTGGTGGATGTCGGCGCAGAGGCGATCCGGGAGACCTATTACTCGAGTCTGGAAATGAGCCGGCGCACGTTGGTGGGGCTGGGTTTGACCCAGGCGCAGGCCGATGCGCGGATCAAGCGCTTCAAACACCACGACGAACAGGTGCTGGAGGCGCAACACGCGGTGTACGACGACGCGGCCAAAGTCCTGCAAACCGCCCAGGAAGCCCGGGCGGAACTGGCGCGGTTGTTTGAATCGGATCAACTGGAAGAAGAATCGCGCAAGGCCTGA
- a CDS encoding LysR family transcriptional regulator, whose protein sequence is MAINFDLNDLQAFRAVVEQGSFRKAADTVRLSQPALSRRIEKLEDALGVKLFERTTRKVSLTQAGRGFMPSVERLLDDLDVALLGISEVASTRLGHVTVACVPSAAYYFMPRVVAHYHRQFPRIKVKVLDSSAHDVLSAVVNGEADFGLSFMGTQDAKVDFEPLVQECYVVACRRDHPLAGRSSVTWNEFYQQDYISLDKTSGNRFLLDQALSSVVPQRQSICETRHVTTMIGLVEAGLGVAAVPLMALPGPDHPILTRVPLTDPQVMRSVGIIKRRGRTLTPAALELERLVVEMKVQPPDLSA, encoded by the coding sequence ATGGCCATCAACTTCGACCTCAACGACCTGCAAGCCTTTCGCGCCGTGGTCGAGCAGGGCAGTTTTCGCAAGGCCGCCGACACCGTGCGCCTGTCGCAGCCCGCCCTGAGCCGGCGTATCGAAAAGCTCGAAGACGCCCTCGGCGTGAAGCTGTTCGAACGCACCACGCGCAAGGTCAGCCTGACCCAGGCCGGGCGGGGGTTCATGCCGAGTGTCGAGCGCTTGCTGGATGATCTCGACGTGGCGTTGCTCGGCATCAGCGAAGTGGCCTCGACCCGGTTGGGCCATGTCACTGTCGCCTGCGTACCGTCGGCGGCGTATTACTTCATGCCACGCGTGGTTGCCCATTACCACCGGCAATTCCCGCGGATCAAAGTCAAAGTGCTCGACTCCAGCGCCCACGATGTACTCAGCGCCGTGGTCAACGGCGAGGCGGATTTCGGTTTGAGTTTTATGGGCACACAGGATGCCAAAGTCGACTTCGAACCGCTTGTGCAGGAGTGCTACGTCGTGGCGTGCCGGCGCGATCACCCGTTGGCCGGGCGCAGCAGCGTGACGTGGAACGAGTTTTATCAGCAGGATTACATCTCGCTGGACAAAACCTCGGGCAATCGTTTTTTGCTCGATCAGGCATTGAGCAGCGTGGTGCCACAACGCCAAAGCATCTGCGAAACCCGGCATGTGACGACGATGATTGGCCTGGTGGAGGCGGGGTTGGGTGTGGCGGCCGTGCCGTTGATGGCGCTGCCGGGGCCGGATCATCCGATCCTGACGCGGGTGCCGCTGACCGATCCGCAAGTGATGCGCAGTGTCGGCATCATCAAGCGCCGGGGTCGCACGTTGACCCCGGCGGCGTTGGAGCTGGAGCGGCTGGTGGTGGAAATGAAAGTCCAGCCGCCGGACCTCAGCGCTTGA
- a CDS encoding substrate-binding domain-containing protein — translation MKKLLNLTAVALLAFSALAHAEEVRVMTSGGFTAAYKILGPKFAAATGNTLDTQLGPSMGKAPEAIPNRLARGEPADVVIMVGYALDDLIKQGKVDPASRVELADSRIGLVVREGTPKPDISSVEALKKTLLDAQSVAYSDSASGVYIEQQLFKKLGIEDQLKPKAKMIAKIPVGSVVATGDYQLGFQQVSELLPVPGVSFVAKIPESVQSVTRFAAGIPVGAQHPAEAKALLAYLAAPAAQADVQATGLDSVKR, via the coding sequence ATGAAAAAACTACTCAACCTCACCGCCGTCGCCCTCCTCGCGTTCAGTGCCCTGGCGCACGCTGAGGAAGTACGGGTAATGACCTCCGGCGGCTTCACTGCCGCTTATAAAATCCTCGGGCCGAAATTTGCCGCCGCGACTGGCAACACGCTGGACACTCAACTCGGCCCATCGATGGGTAAGGCACCGGAGGCGATCCCCAATCGCCTCGCACGCGGTGAACCCGCTGACGTAGTGATCATGGTCGGCTACGCCCTCGATGACTTGATCAAGCAAGGCAAAGTCGACCCGGCGTCGCGCGTTGAACTGGCCGATTCGCGGATCGGCCTGGTGGTGCGCGAAGGCACGCCGAAACCGGACATCAGCAGCGTCGAAGCCCTGAAGAAAACCCTGCTCGACGCGCAGTCGGTGGCCTACTCCGACAGCGCCAGCGGTGTGTACATCGAGCAGCAGTTGTTCAAGAAACTGGGGATCGAAGATCAGCTGAAACCGAAAGCCAAGATGATCGCGAAAATCCCGGTGGGTTCGGTGGTTGCCACCGGCGATTATCAACTGGGCTTCCAGCAGGTCAGCGAATTGCTGCCGGTACCGGGGGTAAGTTTCGTCGCGAAGATTCCGGAATCGGTGCAGTCGGTGACGCGTTTCGCTGCCGGCATTCCGGTCGGCGCGCAGCATCCGGCCGAGGCCAAGGCGTTGCTCGCCTACCTCGCCGCGCCAGCCGCCCAGGCTGACGTGCAGGCCACCGGACTGGATTCGGTCAAGCGCTGA
- a CDS encoding MFS transporter → MTASIPHGGSRAGAIFRVTSGNFLEQFDFFLFGFYATQIAAVFFPASSEFASLMMTFAVFGAGFLMRPLGAIVLGAYIDDVGRRKGLIVTLSIMASGTILIVLVPGYESIGLFAPALVLIGRLLQGFSAGAELGGVSVYLAEIATPGRKGFFTAWQSASQQVAIIVAAALGYALNAWMAPDVIADWGWRIPFFVGCMIVPFIFFLRRNLAETEEFAARKHRPSMKEVFRTLGQNWGVVLGGMLMVALTTTAFYLITVYAPTFGKTVLHLSTSNALLVTLLVGVSNFFWLPIGGMLSDRIGRRPVLIAMSLLALATTYPALSYLVQAPSFSHMLLSLLWLSFIYGLYNGAMIPALTEIMPVEVRVAGFSLAYSLATAIFGGFTPAMSTFLIQYTGDKAAPGYWMSIGALCALLATLYLYRRAGGLLQPIAA, encoded by the coding sequence ATGACAGCCTCAATCCCACACGGCGGCTCGCGGGCCGGCGCCATTTTCCGGGTGACCTCGGGCAACTTCCTCGAACAGTTCGACTTCTTCCTGTTCGGTTTCTACGCCACGCAAATCGCGGCGGTGTTCTTTCCGGCGAGCAGCGAGTTCGCCTCCCTGATGATGACTTTTGCCGTATTCGGCGCAGGCTTTTTGATGCGTCCGCTGGGCGCCATCGTGCTCGGTGCGTACATCGATGACGTCGGTCGTCGCAAGGGTTTGATCGTCACCCTGTCGATCATGGCCAGCGGTACGATATTGATTGTGCTGGTGCCCGGTTACGAGTCCATCGGCTTGTTCGCCCCGGCGCTGGTGTTGATCGGGCGCTTGCTGCAAGGCTTCTCGGCCGGTGCGGAACTGGGCGGCGTTTCGGTGTATCTCGCCGAGATCGCCACACCGGGTCGCAAAGGTTTCTTCACCGCTTGGCAGTCGGCCAGCCAGCAAGTGGCGATCATCGTTGCCGCCGCGTTGGGTTACGCGCTGAACGCGTGGATGGCGCCGGACGTGATTGCCGATTGGGGCTGGCGCATTCCGTTTTTCGTCGGCTGCATGATCGTGCCGTTCATCTTTTTCCTGCGGCGTAATCTGGCGGAAACCGAAGAGTTCGCCGCCCGCAAACATCGCCCGAGCATGAAAGAAGTGTTCCGCACGCTCGGCCAGAACTGGGGCGTGGTACTTGGCGGAATGTTGATGGTCGCCCTGACCACCACCGCGTTTTACCTGATCACCGTGTACGCGCCGACCTTCGGCAAAACCGTGCTGCACCTGAGCACATCCAATGCATTGCTGGTGACCCTGCTGGTCGGCGTATCGAACTTCTTCTGGCTGCCGATTGGCGGCATGTTGTCCGACCGCATCGGCCGTCGTCCGGTGCTGATCGCCATGTCCCTGCTGGCGCTGGCCACGACTTACCCGGCGCTGTCGTACTTGGTGCAGGCGCCGAGCTTCAGCCACATGCTGCTGTCGTTGCTGTGGCTGTCGTTTATCTACGGCTTGTACAACGGCGCGATGATTCCGGCGCTCACCGAAATCATGCCGGTGGAAGTCCGGGTCGCCGGTTTCTCTCTTGCTTATAGCCTGGCCACGGCAATTTTCGGCGGTTTCACCCCGGCGATGTCGACCTTCCTGATCCAGTACACCGGCGACAAAGCCGCGCCAGGCTACTGGATGAGTATCGGTGCGCTGTGTGCGTTGCTTGCCACGCTGTACCTCTATCGCCGCGCGGGCGGCCTTCTGCAACCCATTGCGGCATAA
- a CDS encoding M48 family metallopeptidase — MNFFEQQRQARRRTLLLIFLMALAVLSLIVVTCVLMTIPVKGDDGEILIDLKLSWELFATVSAVIVSIVLLGSLSKHAELSAGGKAIARRLDGRLINHSAQTLEEQRLLNVVEEMAIASGTAVPSVYLLPDLGINAFAAGLTPQDAVIGVTQGAINLLTREELQGVIAHEFSHIYNGDMRLNTRLVAIVHGILVVGLAGSVILRGGEGVGKTPARRNKFVAVTMMIGFVLCIVGFAGTYFGNLIKAAIGRQREFLADATAVQYTRNPQSIAGALKKIGGYELGATINAAHAAEFSHLYFGSGTSSFDLMASHPDLSERIRRVDAQWDGTFIKIAAPSIDTQSTAKMPVPDAFGGIPAAATAVLYDLNAAQLSVSAIGAPQTEHLIEARRVLEDISQPLRVAARTIEGAQAIVYGLLLSRSVSLLGVQLDALQSEVDGAVFDALNLLREPLSLLNPGLRLPLLDLAIPSLRQLDKKPFAKVKRTLNLLIEADNETELLEWTLLRIVERNVEGASPVQFKFGLFQCAEQLMVLLNALARAGQQNQQAALLALDFAWEGLPFEQPEELPVELEDLAGLEAALKRLRHLMPEERPALLNAMTRCVMHDGVISVAEVELFRALADLLDCPLPPLLTPLPETDTRENEPARDEAGTSSIRVA; from the coding sequence ATGAATTTTTTTGAACAACAGCGCCAAGCCAGGCGCCGCACCTTGCTGCTTATCTTTTTGATGGCGCTTGCGGTGCTCAGTCTGATCGTTGTGACTTGCGTGCTGATGACCATTCCAGTCAAGGGTGACGACGGTGAGATCCTGATCGATCTGAAACTCAGTTGGGAATTGTTCGCAACCGTGTCGGCAGTGATCGTCAGCATCGTGCTGCTGGGCAGTCTGTCGAAACATGCGGAGCTGTCCGCTGGCGGCAAGGCGATTGCGCGGCGCCTCGACGGGCGCCTGATCAACCACAGCGCGCAAACACTGGAAGAGCAGCGGTTACTTAACGTGGTGGAAGAAATGGCCATCGCCTCCGGTACCGCTGTTCCCTCGGTGTACCTGCTGCCTGACCTGGGGATCAACGCCTTCGCTGCCGGACTCACGCCCCAGGATGCCGTCATCGGCGTGACCCAGGGTGCGATCAATCTGCTTACGCGTGAAGAGCTGCAAGGGGTGATCGCCCATGAGTTCAGCCACATCTACAACGGTGACATGCGTCTGAACACACGCCTGGTCGCCATCGTCCACGGGATTCTGGTAGTCGGTCTGGCTGGCAGCGTTATCCTGCGCGGCGGGGAAGGTGTCGGTAAAACGCCCGCACGTCGCAATAAGTTTGTTGCGGTCACGATGATGATCGGTTTTGTGTTGTGCATTGTCGGGTTCGCGGGGACGTATTTCGGCAATCTGATCAAGGCTGCGATCGGTCGGCAGCGAGAGTTTCTGGCTGATGCGACGGCGGTGCAATACACCCGCAACCCGCAAAGCATTGCCGGGGCGCTGAAGAAAATTGGCGGTTATGAGTTAGGGGCGACAATCAACGCTGCCCACGCTGCCGAATTCAGTCACCTGTATTTCGGGTCAGGCACTTCAAGCTTTGACTTGATGGCTTCGCATCCGGATCTGAGTGAGCGAATCCGCCGGGTCGATGCGCAATGGGATGGCACCTTCATCAAAATTGCGGCACCGTCAATTGATACGCAATCCACCGCCAAAATGCCCGTACCCGATGCTTTCGGCGGCATCCCCGCCGCGGCCACGGCGGTGCTCTACGACTTGAATGCAGCCCAGCTATCGGTGTCCGCCATCGGCGCTCCACAAACAGAACACCTGATTGAAGCGCGTCGCGTGCTGGAAGACATTTCACAACCGCTCAGAGTCGCGGCCCGCACCATCGAGGGCGCCCAAGCCATTGTTTATGGGCTGCTGCTGTCACGTTCGGTGTCTCTGCTGGGCGTTCAACTTGACGCACTGCAATCGGAGGTCGACGGCGCTGTGTTCGACGCTTTGAATCTGCTGCGTGAACCCCTGTCATTGCTCAATCCAGGCCTGCGCCTGCCCTTGCTGGATCTGGCCATTCCAAGCCTGCGACAGTTGGATAAAAAGCCCTTTGCCAAGGTCAAGCGCACTCTGAATCTGCTGATCGAAGCCGATAACGAAACCGAGTTGTTGGAGTGGACGCTGTTGCGCATCGTTGAACGCAATGTCGAAGGCGCATCTCCAGTGCAATTCAAATTCGGCCTGTTCCAGTGCGCCGAACAGCTCATGGTTTTATTGAACGCATTGGCCCGCGCAGGTCAGCAGAATCAGCAGGCGGCGCTGCTGGCGCTGGATTTTGCCTGGGAAGGCTTACCTTTCGAACAGCCGGAAGAACTGCCGGTTGAACTGGAGGATCTGGCGGGGCTGGAAGCAGCCCTCAAACGACTGCGCCACCTGATGCCAGAGGAACGCCCCGCCCTGCTCAACGCCATGACCCGATGCGTAATGCACGATGGCGTGATCAGCGTGGCAGAAGTGGAACTGTTTCGCGCATTGGCGGATTTGCTCGATTGCCCGCTGCCACCGCTGTTGACCCCGCTGCCAGAAACAGACACCCGTGAGAATGAACCTGCTCGTGATGAGGCCGGCACATCCAGCATTCGCGTCGCCTGA